In Sphingobacterium sp. PCS056, the following proteins share a genomic window:
- a CDS encoding nitrite/sulfite reductase yields MNSSLEISEDIDKKALRDILELDQKIKLFKKGEINDESFRAFRLARGIYGQRQDGVNMIRIKLPFGRVTPEQLERIADISEAYGSGNLHATTRQDIQLHYVHLSSAPQLWAKLEEKGITLREACGNTIRNLTASPYAGIDPEELFDVSPYANAVFNYFLRNPVCQNLGRKFKIAFSSSDRDSAFTFIHDLGFIPRQKEINGKLVRGFRVVLAGGLGAQPFMAHRITDFMEEDRIIPITEACLRIFDRYGERAKRHKARLKYLIQDMGIDPFLELVQTEWESLSVKTFPIDLNDYTASEIPERSAWSSEDPVNFQKYERWLRLNQYEQKQKGYCAVQIKLPSGNINAENARKLAKIARDHASADMRITVNQGILLKYVKPEALKSLFIALDTINLAEPGFDTLYDVTACPGTDTCNLGIASSVGLAEELEKVLTKEYGDIVFEKEIKVKISGCMNGCAHHAIASIGFHGMSMKIGQYILPAMQVLLGGGLDSSGNGAIAEKIIKLPSKCIPDAVRSLLNNYQENMKDDENFNDYYNRMGKNHFYTLLKPLGELKEVNQFHLMDWGNEKIYETKIGIGECAVPMMDMVGVVFEEVRETLNRAKEAINQREWVEGIYYCYTALLNTGKALLLTKEKPCNTHISVIKNFDPTFIESKEFEWDGSFHDLVFQINTNGSSSEFADTYYNIVEDFYTRAIAYRESQLQST; encoded by the coding sequence ATGAATAGTAGCCTAGAAATTTCAGAAGATATTGATAAAAAAGCATTACGTGACATATTAGAACTTGATCAAAAGATCAAGCTCTTTAAAAAAGGAGAAATCAATGATGAAAGTTTTCGGGCATTTAGACTTGCCCGAGGAATTTATGGACAGCGACAGGATGGTGTCAACATGATCCGCATCAAGCTGCCATTTGGTCGCGTTACACCTGAACAACTTGAACGGATAGCTGATATATCAGAAGCTTATGGAAGTGGTAATTTACATGCTACTACACGACAGGACATTCAGCTTCACTATGTACATCTAAGCAGTGCCCCTCAACTTTGGGCAAAGCTTGAGGAAAAAGGTATTACTTTAAGAGAAGCATGTGGAAATACCATCCGTAATTTAACGGCTTCACCTTATGCCGGCATCGATCCTGAAGAACTCTTTGACGTTTCTCCTTATGCGAATGCTGTATTCAACTATTTCCTCCGTAATCCTGTATGTCAGAATTTGGGAAGAAAGTTCAAGATTGCCTTCTCTTCTTCTGACCGAGATTCAGCATTTACTTTTATCCATGATCTGGGTTTTATTCCAAGACAAAAGGAAATTAATGGAAAGTTGGTTCGTGGTTTCCGTGTTGTACTTGCGGGTGGATTGGGTGCACAGCCTTTCATGGCACATAGAATAACGGATTTCATGGAAGAAGATAGGATTATTCCTATCACAGAAGCCTGTTTACGAATTTTTGACCGATATGGTGAACGTGCCAAAAGGCATAAAGCAAGACTAAAATACTTGATCCAGGATATGGGTATAGACCCATTCCTTGAACTGGTTCAAACCGAATGGGAATCTTTGTCTGTTAAAACATTCCCTATTGACCTGAACGATTATACCGCATCTGAGATTCCCGAACGATCCGCATGGAGCTCTGAAGATCCTGTAAATTTTCAAAAATATGAACGTTGGTTAAGACTCAACCAATATGAACAGAAACAAAAAGGTTATTGTGCTGTACAGATTAAACTTCCTTCAGGTAATATCAATGCCGAAAATGCACGGAAACTGGCTAAAATAGCACGTGATCATGCCTCTGCGGACATGCGCATTACAGTTAATCAAGGTATTTTATTAAAATATGTAAAACCCGAGGCTTTAAAATCGTTGTTTATTGCGCTGGATACAATAAATTTAGCCGAACCTGGTTTTGATACTCTATATGATGTTACCGCATGTCCGGGAACGGATACCTGTAATCTCGGAATTGCAAGTTCAGTGGGATTGGCAGAGGAACTTGAGAAAGTGCTGACAAAAGAATATGGTGATATTGTTTTTGAGAAGGAAATCAAAGTAAAGATCTCTGGCTGTATGAACGGTTGCGCACATCATGCAATCGCATCAATCGGTTTTCACGGAATGTCCATGAAGATCGGCCAATATATCCTACCTGCCATGCAGGTATTGTTAGGCGGAGGCCTGGATAGCAGCGGAAATGGTGCCATCGCGGAAAAAATAATTAAACTTCCATCCAAATGTATTCCAGATGCTGTAAGATCTCTACTGAATAATTATCAGGAAAACATGAAGGACGATGAAAACTTTAACGATTATTACAATCGAATGGGAAAGAACCATTTTTACACTCTTTTAAAACCTCTTGGCGAGCTGAAAGAAGTTAACCAATTCCATTTAATGGATTGGGGAAATGAAAAAATTTACGAAACTAAAATTGGTATTGGTGAATGCGCCGTTCCGATGATGGATATGGTGGGTGTTGTATTTGAAGAAGTACGTGAAACCTTAAATCGGGCTAAAGAGGCTATAAACCAAAGAGAATGGGTCGAAGGTATTTATTATTGCTATACTGCCCTATTAAATACTGGGAAAGCGTTATTATTAACCAAAGAAAAGCCTTGCAATACGCACATCAGTGTGATAAAAAACTTTGATCCTACATTTATTGAAAGTAAGGAGTTTGAATGGGACGGCTCTTTTCATGATCTTGTATTCCAGATTAATACAAACGGATCCTCTTCTGAATTTGCAGATACTTATTATAATATCGTAGAGGACTTTTATACAAGAGCAATTGCTTACCGTGAGTCACAGCTTCAGAGCACTTAA
- a CDS encoding peroxiredoxin-like family protein, with product MTNLAKKIEEINQNLAKQLPAEIINVFSQSIEDLKNSKIDQNSIQVGYKFPDFNLRNTNNQLIHLHELLKKGKVIVAFIRGTWCPYCNLQLKALQDHLELLHQKDVTLVVITPQSEDNNKELELSHKLNFDLLTDQNHLLAKQLGISFQLPKYAIDTYEKLGISLSDYNKNDHNELPIPAVYIIDTDYTIIYQFVDSNYMNRVNIQDLIDQL from the coding sequence ATGACAAACTTAGCAAAGAAAATAGAAGAAATTAACCAAAACTTAGCAAAGCAGTTACCCGCAGAAATTATCAATGTTTTTAGTCAATCTATTGAAGATTTGAAAAACAGCAAAATTGACCAAAACAGCATACAAGTGGGTTATAAATTTCCTGATTTCAATTTAAGAAATACCAATAATCAATTGATCCATTTACATGAACTGCTAAAAAAAGGTAAAGTAATCGTCGCTTTCATTCGCGGCACTTGGTGTCCATATTGCAATCTGCAACTCAAAGCGCTGCAAGATCATTTAGAGCTTCTTCATCAAAAAGATGTAACATTAGTGGTAATAACTCCTCAATCTGAGGATAATAATAAAGAATTAGAACTTAGCCATAAATTGAATTTTGATTTATTGACCGATCAAAATCATCTGTTAGCCAAACAGCTTGGTATTTCATTTCAACTACCAAAATATGCAATCGACACCTACGAGAAACTAGGAATCTCCCTGTCTGATTATAACAAAAATGATCATAACGAATTACCCATTCCCGCTGTATATATTATTGACACAGACTATACCATAATCTATCAATTTGTTGATAGTAACTATATGAACAGAGTAAATATTCAAGACCTTATAGATCAGTTATGA
- a CDS encoding NUDIX hydrolase, translated as MHTISSRLHTAGLITLKDHKLLLAYSNNKKAWYLPGGKVDQGENSLQSLKREIEEELMIALDPERLRFYCHITAPAYGEIPVVIMEQDCFIYDLQEDIKPSNEIGEVRYFSRAEYLKEQFQVVGVLMVFDQLEADHLVGA; from the coding sequence ATGCATACAATATCATCACGTCTTCATACCGCAGGTCTGATCACACTAAAGGATCATAAATTATTGCTTGCTTATAGCAATAATAAAAAAGCATGGTATCTGCCTGGAGGTAAGGTAGATCAAGGAGAGAACTCATTGCAGTCGTTGAAAAGAGAAATAGAAGAGGAACTGATGATCGCGTTAGATCCTGAAAGGTTAAGATTTTATTGCCATATCACAGCTCCAGCATATGGTGAAATTCCTGTGGTGATTATGGAGCAAGATTGTTTTATATATGATCTTCAAGAAGATATCAAACCTAGTAATGAAATCGGAGAAGTTCGTTATTTCTCGCGAGCAGAATATTTAAAAGAACAATTTCAAGTTGTTGGTGTATTGATGGTTTTTGATCAATTGGAGGCTGACCATTTGGTAGGCGCTTAA
- a CDS encoding DNA alkylation repair protein: MMEVKRKGARSTQDLTPDILIQLNRGEIETANLVEWLAIDQRSLLAHILHEHNRLVYLDPVISAIDQLKKQTVNTINEAIGTILFEQSVKNGDQQFLKILAHHQADMARCWATYTIGKNQQLSIDQILEQIKPFSADTHFGVREISWMAVRHQIASNLITSISILARWTSDEDKNIRRFSSESTRPRGVWCEHIDILKRNPELALEILEPLRSDPERYVQDSVGNWLNDASKTQANFVRSVCQRWKKESETKETNYIIKKALRTIGA; this comes from the coding sequence ATGATGGAAGTAAAAAGAAAAGGTGCAAGATCAACTCAAGATCTTACTCCAGATATTTTAATACAATTAAATCGTGGAGAAATAGAAACAGCAAATCTCGTAGAGTGGTTGGCTATTGACCAACGCTCTTTATTAGCACATATATTACATGAACATAATCGGTTAGTATATCTAGATCCAGTTATATCAGCCATCGATCAGTTGAAAAAACAAACGGTAAACACCATCAATGAAGCTATCGGAACTATTCTTTTTGAGCAGTCAGTTAAAAATGGTGATCAGCAATTTTTAAAGATACTTGCCCATCATCAAGCCGATATGGCTCGATGTTGGGCAACTTATACGATTGGTAAAAATCAACAACTGAGCATTGATCAAATATTGGAACAGATTAAACCTTTTTCTGCAGATACACATTTCGGAGTAAGGGAAATTAGTTGGATGGCAGTACGGCATCAGATCGCAAGCAATTTAATAACCAGTATCAGCATCCTCGCTCGTTGGACTTCAGATGAAGACAAAAATATAAGAAGATTTAGTAGCGAATCGACAAGACCACGAGGTGTTTGGTGCGAACATATTGATATTCTCAAACGAAATCCGGAGTTAGCACTGGAAATTTTAGAACCACTACGATCTGATCCGGAGCGATACGTACAGGATAGTGTAGGCAACTGGCTCAACGATGCCAGTAAAACACAAGCAAATTTTGTGCGTTCGGTATGTCAACGCTGGAAAAAAGAAAGTGAAACAAAAGAAACCAATTACATCATTAAGAAAGCTTTAAGGACAATTGGAGCTTAG
- a CDS encoding GNAT family N-acetyltransferase, whose protein sequence is MKEKINIRSIEKTDNPILAKLIRNTFDEFMLTKEGTVYTDPTTDDLFSLFNQENAVYWVAEQNNVLLGGCGIYPTVDLPSGYAELVKFYLAPDSRGKGIGRLLLQKSIESANKLGYSKLYLESFPQLKKAVSLYEKIGFVTIDKCLGNSGHYACTIWMEIELKSYLNKE, encoded by the coding sequence ATGAAGGAAAAAATCAATATACGCAGCATTGAAAAAACTGATAATCCGATACTTGCAAAGCTTATCAGAAACACTTTTGACGAATTTATGCTCACAAAAGAAGGTACTGTATATACAGATCCTACAACAGATGATTTATTTTCTCTTTTTAATCAGGAAAATGCTGTTTACTGGGTAGCTGAACAAAATAACGTGTTATTGGGCGGTTGTGGTATTTACCCCACTGTTGATCTACCTTCAGGATATGCGGAATTGGTGAAATTCTATCTTGCTCCTGATTCAAGAGGAAAGGGCATCGGTAGATTACTATTGCAAAAATCAATTGAAAGTGCCAATAAACTAGGCTATTCTAAACTATATCTGGAGAGTTTCCCACAACTAAAAAAGGCTGTATCTTTATATGAAAAAATTGGATTTGTGACGATTGATAAATGTCTTGGTAATTCAGGCCATTATGCCTGCACAATTTGGATGGAAATAGAATTAAAATCCTACTTAAATAAGGAATAG
- a CDS encoding GNAT family N-acetyltransferase, whose translation MIDSIMIDVYLVKFKSQDFDEYFQLVGDARVMEMITERAIPIEEAQVDFEQLIDNNKLNENFGNFKILTLSSNEFVGLAKLALHEEDQVEAELGYMILPYYWGKGIASQVARQLIEHAKQQQSLEKLVAIIDPKNIPSRKILINHGFVSKEFKDFDGLPGEILELDLK comes from the coding sequence ATGATTGATAGTATAATGATTGATGTTTATTTGGTAAAGTTTAAATCACAGGATTTTGATGAATACTTTCAACTTGTAGGTGACGCTCGGGTTATGGAAATGATTACGGAACGAGCGATTCCAATAGAGGAGGCTCAAGTTGATTTTGAGCAACTGATCGATAATAATAAGTTGAATGAGAATTTTGGCAATTTCAAAATCTTAACCCTATCATCAAACGAGTTTGTTGGCCTTGCAAAATTAGCACTTCATGAGGAAGATCAGGTTGAAGCGGAGCTCGGGTATATGATTTTGCCTTACTATTGGGGTAAAGGAATCGCGAGTCAAGTCGCTAGACAATTAATCGAGCATGCGAAACAGCAGCAATCACTGGAAAAGTTAGTAGCCATTATTGATCCGAAAAATATTCCATCGAGAAAGATTCTGATCAATCATGGTTTTGTTTCGAAAGAGTTTAAGGATTTCGATGGATTGCCTGGTGAGATTCTGGAATTGGATTTGAAATGA
- a CDS encoding winged helix-turn-helix transcriptional regulator, translating to MKTKQQAIIEKICPLEFAVNTISGKWKIPIIWRINEGEKRPSEMLRGIVSVDRRVLNQQLKELEGDGILSKKSFNELPPRVEYTLTPLGEKLVEVLWKLNAWGELLMEEKANN from the coding sequence ATGAAAACAAAGCAACAAGCGATAATAGAAAAAATATGTCCATTGGAATTTGCTGTAAATACCATAAGTGGAAAATGGAAAATTCCCATTATTTGGCGAATCAATGAAGGGGAGAAGCGTCCAAGTGAAATGTTGAGAGGAATAGTAAGTGTGGACAGACGGGTATTGAATCAACAATTAAAGGAGCTGGAGGGGGATGGAATCTTAAGTAAAAAGAGCTTTAATGAATTGCCTCCTCGTGTTGAATATACGCTTACACCTCTTGGTGAAAAACTGGTGGAAGTGCTGTGGAAATTGAATGCTTGGGGAGAATTGTTAATGGAAGAAAAAGCAAATAATTAA
- a CDS encoding sensor histidine kinase gives MTTTLFTFVKQTFNKLTNVGVYPDMPYVESRYTKLINILNWIGMCCMFTYVIINFTNERYFLSFLNLLNVCDAATVIFLNKSRKYLSARLVMVGSRLVIYTIAGLYFHNGGEYFLVALLITTSLMFDTKWIRFSLCSLIFVACAAVILFPQPPLLGSPVPREQAYVNMIVGIMLIVGVVTYFKSIQRNYQREVEKQRQALFSLNKDKEKMFSILAHDIRSPMATLENLLQVFHQDLLTANERVETIGLLKNQVSQLGSVIDNLLRWSVRGMQGIQTLPVVFVLQPLFREILQFFDLLIRQKQLTIHINVPERLALVADYDQTAVILRNLLSNAVKFSKTGGRITITAVDRVNEIDILIKDEGMGMDDRRINMLFTSSQFSSRGTAGERGFGLGLILCAEFTRLNGGTIHVNSKPNKGSTFTVSLPKGEI, from the coding sequence ATGACCACTACGTTGTTTACATTCGTGAAACAAACCTTTAATAAACTCACGAATGTGGGGGTTTATCCAGATATGCCATATGTGGAGTCAAGATATACTAAATTGATCAACATATTGAATTGGATTGGAATGTGCTGCATGTTTACCTATGTTATTATCAATTTCACTAATGAACGCTATTTTCTCTCTTTTTTAAATTTGTTAAATGTATGTGATGCTGCTACTGTTATTTTTTTGAATAAATCAAGAAAGTATTTGAGTGCAAGATTAGTGATGGTCGGTTCAAGATTGGTTATTTACACCATCGCCGGATTGTATTTTCATAATGGGGGCGAATACTTTTTAGTGGCTTTATTGATTACAACTAGTCTCATGTTTGATACTAAGTGGATCAGATTTTCTTTGTGTTCTTTAATTTTTGTAGCCTGTGCAGCCGTTATTTTGTTTCCACAGCCGCCATTGCTCGGTTCACCAGTGCCCAGAGAGCAGGCTTATGTCAATATGATTGTAGGGATCATGCTGATCGTAGGTGTGGTCACTTATTTTAAGAGTATTCAAAGAAATTATCAACGAGAAGTGGAAAAGCAACGGCAAGCATTATTTTCTCTCAATAAGGACAAGGAAAAGATGTTTTCGATTCTAGCACATGACATCCGTAGCCCGATGGCTACTTTAGAAAATCTACTGCAGGTCTTTCATCAAGACCTACTGACCGCTAATGAACGTGTTGAAACAATAGGACTACTAAAAAATCAGGTATCTCAACTGGGATCAGTTATTGATAATTTATTGCGATGGAGTGTACGTGGAATGCAGGGTATCCAAACCTTACCAGTTGTTTTTGTTCTCCAACCTTTGTTTAGAGAGATCCTTCAATTTTTTGACTTACTGATCAGGCAGAAACAACTCACGATTCATATCAATGTTCCTGAACGGTTAGCATTAGTAGCAGATTATGATCAAACAGCTGTTATTTTAAGAAATTTATTAAGTAATGCTGTTAAATTCAGTAAAACCGGTGGGCGCATTACGATTACTGCAGTCGATCGGGTTAATGAAATTGATATTCTTATTAAAGACGAGGGTATGGGAATGGATGACCGTCGCATAAATATGCTGTTTACATCATCACAATTTTCCTCCCGAGGGACAGCGGGAGAAAGAGGGTTTGGATTAGGATTGATTTTATGTGCCGAATTTACAAGATTGAATGGTGGTACAATTCATGTAAATAGTAAACCTAATAAAGGTTCCACTTTTACTGTTTCTTTGCCTAAAGGTGAAATTTAG